A window from Hydrogenobacter hydrogenophilus encodes these proteins:
- a CDS encoding adenylosuccinate synthase, which produces MKKDLLLLGAQWGDEGKGKVVDLLSSNYQIVIRYQGGSNAGHTVVVGGEKFILHLLPTGMLHHHTTGIVAQGMVLDLELLKGEIEHLEARGISVRERLLVSDRAHLVMPYHKLLDALLERKSKIGTTLRGIGPSYMFKYGRKGIRVCDLEDKNRLYKLIREDWEFVKDICEKIYCENHSIDIDKVYEETLNYYEFIKDCVIDVSRFLMQNADKGMLFEGAQGTMLDVDMGTYPYVTSSNASALGLPNGTGLSPKFFTDTFFLGVSKAYTTRVGEGPFPTELFNEEGENLRNRGKEYGSTTGRPRRCGWLDLVALKYAVDINSLDGLILTKLDVLDTFEEIKVCVGYEYEGRYMEHFPASLSVLEKVRPVYKTFKGWLKDTKGAKRPEDLPERAKDYINFIETYTGVPVVMLSTGPERDEYLWIKPFLQEVRV; this is translated from the coding sequence ATGAAAAAGGACCTTCTGCTTTTGGGTGCCCAGTGGGGAGATGAAGGTAAGGGCAAAGTGGTGGACCTCCTTTCAAGCAACTACCAGATAGTTATAAGGTATCAAGGTGGTAGCAACGCAGGACACACGGTAGTCGTAGGAGGAGAAAAATTTATACTTCATCTTTTACCCACCGGGATGCTTCATCACCACACAACAGGCATAGTCGCACAGGGCATGGTGTTGGATTTAGAACTTCTCAAAGGGGAGATAGAGCATTTAGAAGCCAGAGGGATCAGCGTAAGAGAGAGACTGCTGGTAAGCGATCGTGCGCACCTTGTTATGCCTTATCACAAGCTTCTTGACGCTCTTTTGGAAAGAAAAAGTAAGATAGGGACAACCCTTAGGGGAATAGGTCCTTCTTACATGTTTAAATACGGCAGAAAAGGTATAAGGGTGTGCGACCTTGAAGACAAGAATAGGCTCTACAAACTTATAAGAGAGGACTGGGAGTTTGTAAAGGACATATGTGAAAAAATATACTGTGAGAACCACTCCATTGACATAGACAAGGTTTATGAGGAAACCCTTAACTATTACGAGTTTATAAAAGATTGTGTAATTGATGTATCTAGGTTTCTTATGCAAAATGCAGACAAAGGGATGCTCTTTGAAGGTGCGCAAGGCACCATGTTAGATGTGGACATGGGCACTTACCCCTATGTAACATCCTCCAACGCATCTGCTCTTGGTCTTCCCAACGGTACTGGACTATCACCTAAGTTTTTTACCGATACCTTCTTCCTTGGGGTATCAAAAGCATACACCACTAGAGTAGGAGAAGGTCCTTTTCCTACGGAGCTTTTTAACGAAGAAGGAGAAAATCTTAGAAACAGAGGTAAAGAGTATGGTTCTACTACGGGAAGGCCAAGGAGGTGTGGGTGGCTTGATCTTGTAGCCTTAAAGTATGCGGTAGATATAAATAGCCTTGATGGTCTGATACTTACAAAACTTGATGTGCTTGATACTTTTGAAGAAATAAAGGTTTGTGTAGGATATGAGTACGAAGGCAGGTATATGGAACACTTTCCTGCAAGCCTTAGCGTTCTTGAAAAAGTAAGACCCGTATATAAGACCTTCAAAGGATGGTTAAAAGACACAAAGGGAGCGAAACGACCGGAAGACCTACCAGAAAGAGCCAAAGATTACATAAACTTTATAGAGACATACACGGGTGTGCCTGTAGTTATGCTCTCTACAGGACCAGAAAGAGATGAGTACCTGTGGATAAAGCCTTTCTTACAAGAAGTGAGGGTTTAG
- a CDS encoding twin-arginine translocase TatA/TatE family subunit: MHFPLPWQLILILLVVFVIFGASRLPELGKGLGEGIRNFKKALSGETQDQKEGG, translated from the coding sequence ATGCATTTTCCTTTGCCTTGGCAACTTATACTTATACTTTTGGTGGTCTTTGTAATATTTGGAGCAAGTAGGCTACCTGAACTCGGAAAAGGTCTTGGAGAAGGTATAAGAAACTTCAAAAAGGCTCTTTCTGGAGAGACGCAAGACCAAAAGGAAGGAGGTTAA
- a CDS encoding NAD-dependent epimerase/dehydratase family protein, protein MRVLITGSTGFVGRYIVENLLNEGYEIASPVRNVDKLKNLYGERVKAYKVNFEDIPSIKYAFEDFKPDYLIHLIGILYQEPSKGITFYKVHYLYSKNLYQVAKEYGVKKVLHMSTLGTHPDAPSSYHKTKYMAEQELINTGLDYTIFRPSIILGPQQRLFFDMWKITRYLPVIALPGGGSYLFQPVDVRDLACCFSQALKDEQTTRKIYEVCGDKRVSFKELLEDIFSYWNRKVVLVPVPKALMYIGGLIAEKVLEPPPFSSDQVLMMWRDNVCGLDTDVESQAVQKLCGKEPIPYEESLRWSLEGFKKLL, encoded by the coding sequence ATGAGAGTGTTAATAACAGGCAGTACGGGCTTTGTGGGAAGATACATAGTGGAAAACCTGCTAAATGAAGGTTATGAAATAGCATCTCCCGTTAGGAATGTGGATAAGTTAAAGAACCTTTATGGGGAAAGGGTCAAAGCTTACAAAGTAAATTTTGAGGACATACCATCTATAAAGTATGCCTTTGAAGACTTTAAACCAGACTATCTTATACACCTTATAGGTATCCTTTACCAAGAACCAAGCAAAGGCATCACCTTTTACAAAGTTCATTATCTTTACTCAAAAAACCTTTATCAAGTAGCTAAGGAGTATGGTGTAAAGAAAGTCCTTCACATGAGTACTTTAGGCACACATCCCGATGCGCCCTCTTCTTATCATAAGACTAAATACATGGCTGAGCAAGAACTTATAAATACTGGACTTGACTACACCATATTCAGACCTTCCATCATACTTGGACCCCAGCAGAGGCTCTTTTTTGATATGTGGAAGATAACACGCTACTTGCCTGTTATTGCGCTTCCCGGAGGAGGTTCTTACCTATTTCAGCCTGTAGATGTGAGAGACTTAGCTTGCTGTTTTTCACAAGCTCTAAAAGACGAGCAAACTACTAGAAAGATTTACGAAGTGTGTGGTGATAAAAGGGTGAGCTTTAAAGAGCTGTTAGAGGATATATTTTCTTACTGGAATAGGAAAGTCGTGTTGGTGCCTGTCCCGAAAGCTTTGATGTACATAGGCGGACTCATAGCGGAAAAGGTACTTGAGCCTCCACCCTTTAGCTCAGACCAGGTATTAATGATGTGGAGGGACAATGTGTGCGGTCTTGACACAGATGTAGAGAGCCAAGCGGTGCAGAAGCTGTGCGGTAAAGAACCCATTCCCTACGAAGAGAGCCTCAGATGGAGCTTAGAAGGGTTTAAAAAGTTGTTATGA
- the hflX gene encoding GTPase HflX, whose translation MRALLVSLAFPNQKKEDLRESLEELKELVKAVDGKVLGYVVQKRTSPDGRFYIGAGKVEEIREILEGISADTVVFNGFLSPSQIHHLEGALKVKVLDKADLVLEIFSRRVRSKTAKLQVELARLELELPRLYGKGKELSRLGGGVGTRGPGEQEAEVRKRWIKRRIQQIKEELEEVKRQRKEQRKSRERLSADKKLIKVALVGYTNVGKSSLMQALTGKETFVADMPFATLDTKTSGMNLSQDIRLLITDTVGFIRDLPHELIESFKATLEELQESDILLHVVDISDRKWLEKVKVVKKVLSELGVDEKPTIYVFNKADKVVEKEEDTELLTEPAFLSEKSVVISVKKGWGLRKLTDVIRQTAEELTEVGR comes from the coding sequence ATGAGAGCACTACTTGTAAGCCTTGCCTTTCCAAATCAGAAAAAGGAAGACCTAAGGGAATCCTTGGAGGAGCTCAAAGAGTTAGTCAAAGCAGTGGATGGAAAAGTGCTTGGGTATGTGGTGCAAAAAAGAACTTCTCCCGATGGGCGCTTTTACATAGGAGCTGGGAAAGTAGAGGAGATACGGGAGATTCTGGAGGGTATAAGTGCGGATACAGTAGTTTTTAATGGTTTTCTGAGCCCATCTCAAATACACCACCTTGAAGGTGCGCTGAAAGTAAAAGTTCTTGATAAGGCAGACCTTGTGCTTGAGATATTCTCAAGAAGGGTGAGAAGTAAGACCGCTAAGCTTCAGGTAGAGTTAGCAAGGTTGGAGCTTGAACTTCCAAGACTTTACGGTAAAGGTAAAGAACTTTCAAGGCTTGGAGGTGGTGTGGGAACAAGGGGTCCAGGTGAGCAAGAGGCAGAGGTGCGCAAAAGGTGGATAAAGAGGAGAATACAGCAGATAAAAGAAGAGCTGGAAGAGGTAAAGAGACAGAGAAAGGAGCAAAGAAAGAGCAGAGAAAGATTAAGTGCAGACAAAAAGCTAATAAAGGTAGCACTCGTTGGCTACACCAATGTAGGTAAATCCAGTCTTATGCAGGCACTCACCGGAAAAGAAACTTTTGTAGCAGATATGCCTTTTGCTACATTGGACACAAAAACTTCTGGTATGAACCTTTCACAGGATATAAGACTTCTCATAACAGACACCGTGGGTTTTATAAGGGACCTTCCTCATGAGCTTATAGAATCCTTTAAAGCCACATTGGAAGAGCTACAAGAATCAGACATACTGCTTCATGTGGTGGACATATCTGACAGGAAGTGGCTGGAAAAAGTTAAGGTGGTCAAAAAGGTACTATCAGAACTTGGTGTAGATGAAAAGCCAACTATATATGTTTTCAATAAAGCGGACAAAGTGGTAGAGAAAGAAGAAGACACGGAGCTTCTTACAGAACCAGCCTTTCTAAGTGAAAAGAGCGTGGTGATCTCTGTCAAAAAGGGCTGGGGCTTGAGAAAGCTTACAGATGTTATAAGGCAAACCGCAGAAGAACTTACAGAGGTAGGAAGATGA
- a CDS encoding bifunctional nuclease family protein, with amino-acid sequence MIEMVVHGVTLDPVSQMPIVVLRAKDNEELLLPIWIGIFEADSIVRELQKVEPPRPMTYELLKSIIQQMGGTVEKVVITDLRDSTYYAEIYIVHGTNTLVVDSRPSDAINIALRFEAPIYVEPEVLEKSKVPKPEEDEEKQQLREWLENIKPEDFEKGLS; translated from the coding sequence ATGATAGAGATGGTAGTGCACGGCGTTACTTTAGACCCTGTGTCTCAGATGCCTATAGTGGTGCTCAGAGCAAAGGACAATGAGGAGCTACTTCTTCCCATATGGATAGGTATTTTTGAAGCAGACAGTATAGTAAGAGAGCTACAAAAGGTAGAACCTCCAAGACCCATGACCTATGAACTTCTCAAAAGTATAATCCAGCAGATGGGAGGTACTGTAGAAAAAGTTGTGATAACTGACTTGCGCGACAGTACATACTACGCGGAAATATACATAGTTCACGGCACTAACACGCTTGTAGTGGATTCAAGGCCAAGTGATGCCATAAACATAGCTCTGAGGTTTGAAGCTCCCATATATGTGGAACCAGAAGTTCTCGAAAAATCAAAAGTTCCTAAACCAGAGGAAGATGAAGAAAAACAGCAGTTAAGAGAGTGGCTTGAGAACATAAAACCTGAGGACTTTGAAAAAGGTTTAAGCTGA
- the tatC gene encoding twin-arginine translocase subunit TatC, giving the protein MPLTEHLRELRSRLIKSIIALLVGVAVSFYFASYIFEILKEPVKKSYPKVELITLSPTEPLFILLKISFVFGFILASPIVLYQIWKFVEPALYPNEKRLIIPITLFSIVLFLLGGSFAYFAVLPIALKFLIGIGFSQLQATPFLSVDMYVSFLLKMIIGFGLAFEMPIILYLLQRAGLVTEEQLKSFRKYFIVIAFTIGALIAPDVTTQVLMAIPLLLLYEISILLGKLAKRKNKTTAIEVAGE; this is encoded by the coding sequence ATGCCCCTGACGGAACATCTGAGGGAACTAAGAAGCAGACTGATTAAGTCTATCATTGCCCTGCTGGTGGGTGTAGCGGTATCTTTTTACTTTGCGAGTTATATTTTTGAAATTCTAAAAGAACCTGTCAAAAAGTCTTACCCAAAGGTAGAGCTCATCACATTATCACCTACAGAACCTTTGTTTATACTACTTAAGATATCCTTTGTGTTTGGTTTCATATTGGCTTCTCCGATAGTACTTTATCAAATATGGAAGTTTGTAGAGCCTGCACTCTACCCTAATGAGAAAAGACTCATAATTCCTATAACGCTCTTTTCTATAGTGCTCTTCCTTTTGGGTGGCAGTTTTGCTTATTTTGCCGTGCTTCCTATAGCTCTAAAGTTTCTCATAGGTATAGGCTTTTCCCAGCTTCAAGCTACCCCTTTTCTTTCAGTAGATATGTACGTTTCCTTTCTGCTGAAGATGATAATAGGCTTTGGCTTGGCTTTTGAGATGCCCATAATACTTTATCTTCTACAGAGAGCTGGATTGGTCACAGAAGAGCAGTTAAAAAGCTTTAGAAAGTATTTTATAGTAATAGCTTTTACCATAGGTGCTTTGATAGCTCCGGATGTTACCACACAGGTACTTATGGCTATTCCTCTTCTTTTGCTCTACGAAATTTCCATATTACTGGGAAAATTAGCTAAGAGAAAGAACAAAACTACAGCTATAGAGGTGGCAGGGGAATGA
- a CDS encoding RNA-guided endonuclease InsQ/TnpB family protein, giving the protein MNSTLEEKTKKVLLYLASRQEIFCVKSQTAKWKDQELEITEYERLLARKIFKHLLSKYKKPSFRKNTLILDSKCALIERPTKARSYDLWVKISTLEKGKPVWIPINLHDYFHQREGVLTPVVQIVEEDGELKLRLVKEVHQREMQRHGVVALDFGMNSLFATDRGDLFGRSFYQKVKEYAEKIDKLQRNLQRQGIKPKESKRYRRLQERLSAFVKSEIRRLLNRIIKLYSPEVIVIENLNGFLNEVINNFPKSVKRVLIRFGLGEIRKKLRELQEEYGIRVVEVNQAYSSQACCQCGYVDRENRKDRDTFECKCCGIKLHADVNASRNLRERFLGSLHLRRMEQALRWQVERFLQNLSSERFKCLRGKARSLLTQNPYFKKVLGDSSKPEVWINNLKGDICPC; this is encoded by the coding sequence TTGAATTCCACACTTGAAGAGAAGACAAAGAAAGTTTTGCTTTACCTTGCAAGCAGGCAGGAGATATTTTGTGTGAAAAGCCAAACCGCCAAGTGGAAAGATCAGGAACTTGAAATAACTGAATATGAGAGATTGTTGGCAAGAAAGATTTTCAAACACCTACTTAGCAAATACAAAAAGCCAAGCTTTAGAAAAAACACTCTCATTTTGGATAGCAAATGTGCTTTGATAGAAAGACCAACAAAAGCAAGATCATATGACCTGTGGGTAAAGATATCCACTCTTGAGAAAGGAAAACCAGTATGGATACCTATTAATCTTCATGACTACTTTCATCAAAGAGAAGGTGTTCTAACACCAGTAGTTCAGATAGTTGAGGAAGATGGAGAGCTAAAATTAAGGCTTGTGAAAGAGGTGCATCAAAGAGAAATGCAAAGGCATGGAGTAGTAGCACTGGACTTTGGCATGAACTCACTTTTTGCCACAGACAGAGGAGACCTTTTTGGAAGGAGTTTTTATCAGAAGGTAAAAGAGTATGCAGAGAAGATAGACAAATTGCAGAGGAACTTACAAAGGCAGGGAATAAAGCCAAAAGAGAGTAAGCGATACAGGAGACTACAGGAAAGACTTAGTGCTTTTGTCAAAAGTGAAATAAGGAGGCTATTAAACAGGATAATAAAGCTTTACAGTCCAGAGGTGATAGTGATAGAAAACCTAAATGGGTTTCTCAATGAGGTTATCAATAACTTTCCTAAGAGCGTCAAGAGAGTTTTAATCAGGTTTGGACTTGGAGAGATAAGAAAGAAGCTAAGGGAACTACAAGAAGAGTATGGCATAAGAGTAGTAGAGGTAAATCAGGCTTACAGTTCTCAAGCATGCTGTCAGTGTGGGTATGTAGATAGAGAAAACAGAAAGGATAGAGACACATTTGAGTGTAAGTGCTGTGGCATCAAACTCCATGCGGATGTGAATGCAAGCAGAAATCTCAGGGAACGCTTCCTTGGGAGCTTGCATTTACGCCGTATGGAGCAAGCCCTCAGATGGCAGGTGGAGAGGTTCTTACAAAACCTGTCTTCTGAGAGGTTTAAGTGCCTCAGGGGTAAGGCACGGAGCTTACTCACTCAGAACCCATACTTTAAAAAGGTTCTGGGTGATAGTTCCAAACCCGAGGTGTGGATAAATAACCTTAAAGGAGATATTTGTCCATGCTAA
- the tatA gene encoding twin-arginine translocase TatA/TatE family subunit, with amino-acid sequence MFHTPTLPELLVILAIIFLLFGASRLPEAGKALGEGIRNFKKALSGETEEEKKVKEVKAEEVDKEEKKA; translated from the coding sequence ATGTTTCACACACCTACTCTGCCAGAACTTTTGGTGATCCTTGCCATCATCTTCCTCCTTTTTGGAGCGTCTCGCCTTCCAGAAGCTGGCAAAGCGCTTGGAGAAGGCATAAGAAACTTCAAAAAGGCACTTTCTGGAGAGACAGAGGAAGAAAAGAAAGTCAAAGAGGTAAAAGCTGAAGAAGTAGATAAAGAAGAGAAAAAAGCCTGA
- the miaB gene encoding tRNA (N6-isopentenyl adenosine(37)-C2)-methylthiotransferase MiaB: MKYYIKTFGCQMNFNDSERIKGLLRTLGYQEAESWQEADLILINTCTIREKPDQKVFSHLGEYRKIKEENPKALIGVCGCLAQRMGYQLVQKAPVVDIMFSSFNIHQLPELIQRAQAGYKAIAILEEPPQDEDKLWEYPTVRDNPYCAYVTVMKGCDKNCTYCVVPKTRGRQRSRSIESILKEVKQLVAEGVKEIHLLGQNVTAWGQDIGSHFSELLYRVAEVDGVERIRFTTGHPKDLDEKIVKAMAEIPQVCEHIHLPFQAGSDRILKLMDRGYTKQEYLEKIEMLKEYVKGITFSTDVIVGFPTETEEDFEETLDLLKKVKFEQVFSFKYSPRPDTPAYSMQDQVPDEIKTERMQRLLELQKSILGEIAKSYEGTLQELLVESVEDGNKFIGRTRTNRWASVKSRENLLGRVVKVKVIRSHPFSMECELLN, translated from the coding sequence ATGAAGTACTATATAAAAACTTTTGGATGTCAGATGAACTTTAACGACAGTGAGAGGATAAAGGGATTACTGCGTACCCTTGGATATCAAGAGGCAGAAAGCTGGCAGGAGGCAGACCTCATCCTTATAAACACATGCACCATAAGGGAAAAGCCAGACCAAAAGGTATTTTCTCATTTGGGTGAGTACAGGAAGATAAAAGAAGAAAACCCTAAGGCTCTTATAGGCGTGTGTGGATGTTTGGCTCAGAGGATGGGTTATCAGCTCGTCCAAAAAGCTCCTGTAGTAGACATTATGTTTTCCAGCTTTAATATACACCAGCTACCAGAACTCATACAGCGTGCTCAAGCAGGCTATAAAGCCATAGCCATACTAGAAGAGCCACCCCAAGATGAGGACAAGCTTTGGGAGTATCCCACCGTAAGAGATAACCCTTACTGTGCTTACGTTACCGTTATGAAGGGCTGTGATAAAAACTGCACTTACTGTGTAGTGCCAAAAACCAGAGGAAGACAGAGATCAAGAAGCATAGAGAGCATACTAAAAGAGGTAAAACAGTTAGTGGCAGAAGGTGTAAAAGAGATACACCTGCTGGGACAAAACGTTACCGCATGGGGTCAAGACATAGGAAGTCACTTTTCGGAACTTCTCTACAGAGTTGCGGAGGTTGATGGAGTGGAAAGAATAAGATTCACTACAGGACATCCCAAAGACCTTGACGAAAAGATAGTAAAAGCCATGGCGGAGATACCTCAAGTGTGTGAACACATACACCTTCCCTTCCAGGCAGGATCTGACAGAATACTCAAGCTCATGGACAGAGGCTACACTAAGCAAGAGTATCTTGAAAAGATAGAGATGTTAAAAGAGTATGTAAAAGGGATCACTTTTTCCACTGATGTGATAGTAGGTTTTCCAACGGAAACAGAGGAAGATTTTGAGGAGACCCTTGACTTGCTGAAAAAAGTAAAATTTGAACAGGTTTTTTCCTTTAAGTATTCCCCAAGGCCAGATACACCTGCTTATTCCATGCAAGATCAGGTTCCAGATGAGATAAAGACAGAAAGAATGCAAAGGCTTTTGGAACTGCAAAAAAGCATACTTGGAGAAATAGCCAAATCCTACGAAGGAACTCTTCAGGAACTGCTCGTTGAAAGCGTAGAGGACGGAAATAAATTTATAGGAAGAACCAGAACTAACAGGTGGGCAAGTGTGAAAAGCAGAGAAAACCTGCTTGGAAGAGTGGTAAAGGTAAAAGTAATTAGGTCTCACCCCTTTAGTATGGAGTGTGAGCTTTTAAATTAG
- a CDS encoding twin-arginine translocase TatA/TatE family subunit produces the protein MELQIALILLIAFIFLGPEKMMELAIKLGDLLRKVRETWDELRYQMYLESINKKVLEEQNEEIQEVKEDGTAGTSQDAPDGTSEGTKKQTD, from the coding sequence ATGGAACTTCAAATAGCACTAATACTTCTTATAGCCTTTATTTTTTTAGGACCAGAAAAGATGATGGAGCTTGCTATTAAGCTGGGAGACCTTCTCAGGAAGGTAAGGGAGACTTGGGATGAACTAAGATATCAGATGTATCTGGAAAGTATAAACAAAAAGGTACTTGAGGAACAGAACGAAGAAATTCAAGAGGTGAAAGAAGATGGAACCGCAGGAACTTCCCAAGATGCCCCTGACGGAACATCTGAGGGAACTAAGAAGCAGACTGATTAA
- the hemB gene encoding porphobilinogen synthase encodes MEFPLLRARRLRNKEGIRRLVRETKLDLSDLICPVFVHYREGIKEEIPSMPGVFRYSLDKLIDEVKEIRDLGIPAIILFGIPEHKDHVGSDTWNDEGIIQKALRLIKKEVPDIYVITDVCFCEYTTHGHCGVVINGDVDNDLTLENLKKQVVSHAMNGADMVAPSGMMDGMVKAIRTALDEAGFHHIPIMAYSAKFASAFYGPFRDAAESAPAFGDRRTYQMDPANAREALKEVLLDVEEGADIIMVKPALSYLDVIYRVKEITLLPVCAYNVSGEYSMIKAAGRLGWIDEKRVIWEVLTSIKRAGADMIITYFAKEVAKIINRGEI; translated from the coding sequence ATGGAGTTTCCACTACTCAGAGCCAGAAGGCTTAGGAATAAGGAAGGGATAAGGCGTTTAGTAAGAGAGACTAAGTTAGACCTTAGCGACCTTATATGCCCTGTGTTTGTGCATTACAGAGAAGGTATAAAGGAAGAGATACCATCCATGCCGGGTGTTTTCAGGTATAGCCTTGACAAGTTAATAGATGAGGTAAAAGAGATAAGAGATCTCGGCATTCCTGCCATTATACTCTTTGGTATTCCGGAACACAAAGATCATGTAGGCTCAGACACTTGGAACGACGAAGGTATTATCCAAAAAGCCTTGAGGCTTATAAAGAAAGAAGTTCCCGACATTTATGTAATTACAGATGTTTGCTTTTGTGAGTATACTACGCACGGACACTGCGGTGTGGTGATAAATGGTGATGTGGACAACGACCTTACCCTTGAAAATCTCAAAAAACAGGTGGTTTCTCATGCTATGAACGGTGCGGATATGGTTGCTCCTTCGGGTATGATGGATGGCATGGTAAAGGCTATAAGGACTGCCTTGGACGAAGCGGGTTTCCACCATATACCCATAATGGCTTATTCTGCTAAGTTCGCTTCTGCTTTTTATGGACCTTTTAGAGATGCTGCTGAATCAGCACCTGCCTTTGGTGATAGGAGAACTTACCAGATGGATCCAGCAAATGCGAGGGAAGCTTTAAAAGAAGTGCTCTTAGATGTGGAAGAAGGTGCAGACATAATAATGGTAAAACCTGCTCTTTCTTACCTTGATGTAATTTACCGTGTGAAAGAAATTACCCTTCTGCCTGTGTGTGCATACAATGTTAGCGGTGAGTACTCTATGATAAAAGCGGCAGGAAGGCTCGGATGGATAGATGAAAAGAGAGTCATCTGGGAAGTGCTCACTTCTATAAAGCGTGCGGGTGCTGATATGATAATAACTTACTTTGCAAAGGAAGTAGCCAAAATTATAAACAGAGGTGAGATATGA
- a CDS encoding cold-shock protein, with protein sequence MALKGTVKWFSKEKGYGFITRDDNQGDVFVHFSAIQQRGFKTLEQGQRVEFEIEEDSKGPRAKNVRLLS encoded by the coding sequence ATGGCACTCAAAGGTACTGTAAAGTGGTTTAGTAAGGAGAAGGGTTATGGTTTCATAACCCGTGATGATAACCAAGGGGACGTTTTTGTCCATTTTTCTGCCATACAACAGAGGGGTTTCAAAACCTTAGAACAAGGGCAGAGAGTAGAGTTTGAAATAGAGGAGGACAGTAAAGGACCAAGAGCAAAGAATGTAAGACTTCTAAGTTGA
- a CDS encoding dihydroorotate dehydrogenase, with amino-acid sequence MYDLSITLFGITFKNPVWTASGTFGYGIEAMELYDISKLGAVVTKGISLKPREGNPPERIAETPCGMLNSIGLQNPGVEGFLKKIYPKIKHVDTHFIANVFGETEEEYLEVCLALESAEKIVAYELNVSCPNVKKGGLLFGHDLVVLGRLVEKIKAKVKKPLIVKLSPNTGSIKEFAKVCIDAGADGLVLINTLLGMKIDVKSQKPDLSTFTGGLSGPAILPIAVRMVWEVFSEFGNTVPIVGVGGIHDTDSALQHILAGASAVQVGTANFSDPLCPLRIIEGIKSYMEERKESSFKNLIGKAHRVPLSMDKYLL; translated from the coding sequence ATGTATGACCTTTCCATCACTCTTTTTGGGATAACCTTTAAAAACCCCGTTTGGACTGCGAGCGGGACCTTTGGCTACGGAATTGAAGCAATGGAGCTATATGACATATCTAAGTTGGGTGCGGTGGTCACTAAGGGTATATCTTTAAAACCCAGAGAAGGTAATCCTCCGGAGAGGATCGCAGAGACACCTTGTGGAATGTTAAACTCCATAGGACTTCAGAATCCTGGCGTGGAGGGGTTTTTGAAAAAGATATATCCAAAAATAAAGCATGTGGATACGCACTTTATAGCCAATGTTTTTGGAGAAACAGAGGAAGAGTATTTAGAGGTGTGTCTTGCCTTAGAATCTGCGGAAAAGATAGTGGCTTACGAGCTTAATGTTTCCTGTCCTAATGTGAAAAAGGGAGGATTGCTTTTTGGACACGATCTTGTGGTTCTTGGAAGGCTTGTGGAAAAAATAAAAGCAAAAGTGAAAAAACCTCTGATTGTAAAGCTATCTCCAAATACAGGCAGTATAAAAGAATTTGCTAAGGTTTGTATAGATGCAGGTGCGGACGGCTTGGTTCTAATAAACACTCTGCTGGGAATGAAGATAGATGTAAAGTCCCAGAAACCCGATCTTTCAACCTTTACAGGCGGGCTATCTGGTCCTGCCATACTGCCAATTGCGGTAAGAATGGTTTGGGAAGTTTTTTCTGAGTTTGGAAATACTGTCCCTATTGTAGGTGTAGGTGGCATCCACGATACTGATTCCGCACTACAACATATTTTGGCAGGTGCCAGTGCTGTACAAGTGGGAACTGCAAACTTTTCAGACCCTCTGTGCCCTCTGAGGATAATAGAAGGCATAAAAAGCTACATGGAAGAAAGGAAAGAAAGTTCCTTTAAAAACCTGATAGGTAAGGCTCACAGAGTACCCCTTAGCATGGACAAATATCTCCTTTAA
- the hfq gene encoding RNA chaperone Hfq translates to MYPTEKNNSIQDELIEEFKRKGATITVFLTRGNRITGRVLDHDKYTILLEVEGQPNLIYKHAISTIVQGA, encoded by the coding sequence ATGTACCCAACGGAAAAGAACAATAGCATTCAGGATGAACTGATAGAGGAATTTAAGAGAAAGGGTGCCACAATAACCGTCTTTCTAACCAGAGGAAACAGAATAACGGGAAGAGTCTTAGACCATGACAAGTACACCATACTACTTGAAGTAGAGGGTCAACCTAACCTAATATACAAGCATGCCATAAGTACCATAGTTCAAGGAGCTTAA